From Struthio camelus isolate bStrCam1 chromosome 7, bStrCam1.hap1, whole genome shotgun sequence, a single genomic window includes:
- the GOLGA7B gene encoding golgin subfamily A member 7B isoform X1: MYGRVRVHSLQELRRSASLATKVFVQRDYSDGTTCQFQTKFPPELESRIERQLFEETVKTLNSFYAEAEKIGGSSYLEGCLACATAYFIFLCMETHYEKVLKKISKYIQEQNEKIYAPRGLLLTDPLERGMRVIEISIYEDRCSSGSSSSGSSSSSSGGGGGVGSR; this comes from the exons GTGCACAGCCTGCAGGAGCTGAGGCGCAGCGCGTCTCTGGCCACCAAGGTCTTCGTGCAGCGGGATTACAGTGACGGCACCACGTGCCAGTTCCAGACGAAGTTTCCCCCTGAGCTGGAGAGCCGG ATTGAGCGCCAGCTCTTCGAGGAAACGGTGAAAACGCTTAACAGCTTCTATGCCGAGGCGGAGAAGATCGGGGGCAGCTCATACCTGGAGGGGTGCCTGGCCTGCGCCACTGCCTATTTCATCTTTCTCTGCATGGAGACGCACTACGAGAAG GTCCTGAAGAAGATCTCCAAGTACATCCAGGAGCAGAACGAGAAGATCTACGCCCCACGGGGACTGCTGCTCACCGACCCCCTGGAGCGTGGCATGAGGGTC ATCGAGATCTCCATCTACGAGGACCGGTGCAGCAGCGGCAGCTCCAGCAgcggcagctccagcagcagcagcggcgggggAGGCGGTGTGGGCAGCCGGTGA
- the GOLGA7B gene encoding golgin subfamily A member 7B isoform X2 gives MATEVHSLQELRRSASLATKVFVQRDYSDGTTCQFQTKFPPELESRIERQLFEETVKTLNSFYAEAEKIGGSSYLEGCLACATAYFIFLCMETHYEKVLKKISKYIQEQNEKIYAPRGLLLTDPLERGMRVIEISIYEDRCSSGSSSSGSSSSSSGGGGGVGSR, from the exons ATGGCCACCGAG GTGCACAGCCTGCAGGAGCTGAGGCGCAGCGCGTCTCTGGCCACCAAGGTCTTCGTGCAGCGGGATTACAGTGACGGCACCACGTGCCAGTTCCAGACGAAGTTTCCCCCTGAGCTGGAGAGCCGG ATTGAGCGCCAGCTCTTCGAGGAAACGGTGAAAACGCTTAACAGCTTCTATGCCGAGGCGGAGAAGATCGGGGGCAGCTCATACCTGGAGGGGTGCCTGGCCTGCGCCACTGCCTATTTCATCTTTCTCTGCATGGAGACGCACTACGAGAAG GTCCTGAAGAAGATCTCCAAGTACATCCAGGAGCAGAACGAGAAGATCTACGCCCCACGGGGACTGCTGCTCACCGACCCCCTGGAGCGTGGCATGAGGGTC ATCGAGATCTCCATCTACGAGGACCGGTGCAGCAGCGGCAGCTCCAGCAgcggcagctccagcagcagcagcggcgggggAGGCGGTGTGGGCAGCCGGTGA